One window of Thermacetogenium phaeum DSM 12270 genomic DNA carries:
- a CDS encoding methyl-accepting chemotaxis protein — translation MRGSQKSVRTLLIAVIVGLTALIFAVLAGYTGSSIRSYIVDEIGRSLTLQAGEEAQKLYGRIVEVGKCSELLALNVAAVGYRNSEQLLSIAKKYVEEHELLCGSGIWLEPYLYDENTKYYGPYMYKDPSQGKVELTWDYSNADYDYFQYDWYKIGLNAEGKTAWTEPFLDEVSGIYMITCSSPIRVDGRVIGVATADIGLDNLREYVRSIKVGKKGYAFVVTRDGYFLGSREPEKDLKQKITEDEGTREIGKAILSGESGVRQARFQGEDCFVSFASIGDTGMKLVEVLPQAEAFASLNNMLKVNMLILIIALAAFVILLSTVLQRKVIRPLNAVMSGARKVAEGDLAGYQAEKKDDSGYAPDELGQLRQSFDGMVDSLRGLILRISDAASSLVSSSQQLKTAAEQSAAVSEQIAATTNELTEGVSEQARLTQDGSRMVSEMLDQLKRVVQNLEASEEYTRNVDEAVENGREKISYQKQKMEENKEKTLGLEAAVSSLGEKSRQIGDIVGVIVGIADQTNLLALNAAIEAARAGEQGRGFAVVAEEVRKLAEQSAQATREIRTIIEEIQNGIDSATAEMKKAISAVGEQETAVEFTSQAFNRINEAIRGLLEEIRDVSRMAAELSRNAEEVKTGIERVAEISQESAAGTEELAASTEEQTASDQEISRAAEKLAELAAQLQEQVKKFRL, via the coding sequence ATGAGGGGTTCTCAAAAAAGCGTCAGAACTTTGTTGATTGCGGTCATTGTTGGGCTGACGGCCTTGATCTTTGCCGTGCTGGCGGGTTATACAGGCAGCAGTATCAGGTCTTACATCGTGGATGAGATCGGCAGGAGTTTGACCCTGCAGGCCGGAGAGGAAGCTCAGAAGCTCTACGGGCGTATTGTAGAGGTCGGCAAGTGTTCGGAGCTGCTGGCGTTGAATGTCGCCGCCGTCGGCTACCGGAATTCCGAGCAGCTGCTTTCCATAGCCAAAAAGTACGTCGAGGAGCATGAGCTTCTCTGCGGCAGCGGCATCTGGCTGGAACCGTACCTTTACGATGAAAACACGAAGTATTACGGGCCCTATATGTACAAGGACCCTTCCCAGGGCAAGGTTGAACTGACCTGGGACTACAGCAATGCGGATTACGATTACTTTCAGTATGACTGGTACAAAATAGGGCTGAATGCCGAAGGAAAAACTGCCTGGACGGAACCTTTTCTGGATGAAGTCAGCGGCATCTATATGATCACCTGCTCCAGCCCCATCCGGGTCGATGGACGGGTGATTGGCGTAGCTACCGCTGATATCGGGCTGGACAACCTGAGAGAATACGTTAGGAGCATTAAGGTGGGCAAAAAAGGATACGCCTTTGTCGTAACCCGCGATGGGTATTTCCTGGGCAGCAGGGAGCCCGAAAAAGACCTGAAGCAGAAAATAACGGAGGATGAAGGGACCAGGGAGATCGGAAAGGCGATCCTGAGCGGCGAAAGCGGCGTCCGGCAGGCCAGATTCCAGGGGGAGGACTGCTTCGTGTCTTTCGCCTCCATCGGGGACACGGGCATGAAGCTGGTGGAAGTGCTGCCGCAGGCGGAGGCTTTCGCATCCCTGAACAATATGCTCAAAGTCAACATGCTCATCCTGATTATTGCTCTGGCGGCTTTCGTTATCCTGCTGTCAACCGTGCTGCAGAGGAAGGTTATCCGGCCGTTGAATGCGGTGATGTCTGGTGCCCGGAAGGTTGCAGAGGGGGATCTTGCCGGCTACCAAGCGGAGAAAAAAGACGACAGCGGCTATGCTCCTGATGAGTTGGGACAACTTCGGCAGTCTTTTGATGGTATGGTGGACAGCCTGAGAGGGTTGATCTTGAGAATCAGCGATGCGGCGTCATCTCTGGTTTCTTCCTCCCAGCAGCTGAAAACTGCGGCAGAGCAGTCCGCCGCCGTGTCGGAGCAGATTGCCGCTACGACCAATGAACTCACCGAAGGGGTCTCCGAACAGGCCAGGCTGACCCAGGACGGCAGCAGGATGGTTTCAGAGATGCTCGATCAGCTGAAGCGTGTGGTGCAGAACTTAGAGGCATCGGAGGAGTACACCCGGAACGTCGATGAGGCCGTCGAGAACGGCAGGGAGAAAATCTCCTATCAGAAGCAGAAGATGGAAGAGAACAAAGAAAAAACCCTAGGCCTTGAGGCCGCCGTCTCCAGTCTGGGTGAAAAATCCCGGCAGATCGGTGACATTGTCGGTGTCATCGTCGGGATAGCCGATCAGACGAACCTGCTGGCGTTGAACGCCGCCATTGAGGCGGCCAGGGCCGGAGAGCAGGGAAGGGGTTTTGCGGTTGTTGCCGAAGAGGTGAGGAAGCTTGCCGAGCAGTCGGCGCAGGCCACCCGGGAAATTAGAACGATCATCGAGGAGATTCAGAACGGCATCGACAGCGCCACTGCCGAAATGAAAAAGGCCATCTCTGCCGTAGGCGAACAGGAGACGGCGGTGGAATTCACCTCTCAGGCGTTTAACCGGATTAATGAGGCGATCCGGGGTCTGCTTGAGGAAATCCGGGACGTTTCCCGAATGGCCGCCGAGCTCAGCAGAAATGCCGAAGAAGTGAAGACCGGCATCGAGCGGGTTGCCGAGATATCCCAGGAGAGCGCTGCGGGCACAGAGGAGCTGGCGGCCTCCACGGAGGAGCAGACCGCATCCGACCAGGAGATTTCCAGGGCGGCCGAAAAGCTGGCCGAGCTTGCCGCTCAGCTCCAGGAGCAGGTGAAAAAGTTTAGGCTGTAG
- a CDS encoding DUF433 domain-containing protein — protein sequence MNPLLQRITIDPNVCFGKPCIRGTRIWVSLILDLLANGMTFDEILDEFPQLEVDDVKAAIAYGAEMARERYVEIPLREATG from the coding sequence GTGAATCCACTTTTACAGCGGATTACGATCGATCCAAATGTATGTTTCGGAAAGCCATGTATCCGGGGGACAAGGATATGGGTATCTCTTATACTTGATTTATTGGCAAATGGAATGACTTTTGACGAGATTTTGGATGAGTTTCCGCAATTAGAGGTTGATGATGTTAAGGCAGCAATTGCTTATGGAGCTGAGATGGCACGTGAACGGTATGTTGAAATACCACTGAGAGAGGCAACAGGATGA
- a CDS encoding DUF433 domain-containing protein: protein MNRRNLLKRITIDKNILCGKPVISGTRISVELILEKLANGLSVKEITEEYGIQEQDVRAALIYAQKTIANEEVFEVI from the coding sequence ATGAACAGGAGAAATTTGCTTAAGAGGATTACAATAGATAAAAATATTCTCTGTGGTAAGCCTGTTATTAGTGGAACGCGCATTTCTGTTGAATTAATTTTGGAAAAACTGGCGAATGGCCTGAGCGTAAAAGAAATTACGGAAGAATATGGTATTCAGGAACAAGATGTAAGAGCAGCGTTAATTTATGCTCAGAAGACCATAGCCAATGAAGAAGTGTTTGAAGTTATATGA
- a CDS encoding stalk domain-containing protein — translation MLVKKPRSIMLALFLFLCFTAGAALPVSWAKEPASPELSLKEAVLMAWSNSEDVKAAELGVEKAEEQRQDASHFVEMIPASGPSGNPNAAIIWTNFLKADIAWQMAKKDLQQKKDNIVVDVFTKYYTVINCQDKLKKAEVDLARDEEALRVARAGFRAGTVTGAAVTGAEARAEASRKALEAARAELEKAYISFNKVVGLWPEDRPVLTDALSFTPLEIDSLDAEAARAVENSKDIWKLKQLVAIEQLDVDYPWGIGSGGVSYKYYDVEKPDVDIAELNVAAAESAIKEKVRTLYQDIRATEEQYNALLAAKQAAEEQLRVARALYDCGMTTLEKLKEAEAGCAEVENNIAGLVYKHAIQVANFNLLTGRPVVKGISDEELAAERKEQAKRDESENTEPEPTVVRFVMGEKSFRVNDRDVEMDVAPYAIDGRAFLPVRYAAQALGIPDENITWDGKTGMVTLVKGDRKITMKVGSRVMLVNTRVVEMDVAPQVKDGRVFLPVRYLGEALGAEFNWNYIRREVTVTI, via the coding sequence TTGTTAGTTAAAAAACCGCGCAGCATTATGCTTGCCTTGTTTCTTTTCCTTTGTTTCACCGCAGGGGCTGCCTTGCCTGTGTCCTGGGCGAAGGAGCCCGCGAGCCCGGAATTGAGTCTCAAGGAAGCCGTTCTTATGGCCTGGTCGAACAGTGAAGATGTAAAAGCGGCTGAACTGGGTGTTGAAAAGGCGGAGGAACAGCGCCAGGATGCCTCGCATTTTGTTGAGATGATACCGGCTTCTGGGCCCTCGGGAAATCCCAATGCTGCGATTATTTGGACGAACTTTCTCAAGGCCGACATCGCCTGGCAGATGGCTAAAAAGGACCTGCAGCAGAAAAAGGACAACATTGTTGTTGATGTGTTTACCAAGTACTATACGGTGATCAACTGTCAGGATAAATTGAAAAAGGCAGAGGTTGATCTGGCCCGGGATGAGGAAGCTCTTCGGGTGGCAAGGGCCGGCTTCCGGGCGGGTACGGTCACCGGCGCTGCCGTCACCGGAGCCGAGGCCAGGGCCGAAGCATCCCGCAAGGCTCTGGAAGCCGCCAGGGCGGAGCTGGAAAAAGCTTATATATCCTTCAACAAAGTAGTCGGACTCTGGCCTGAAGACCGCCCGGTTCTCACAGACGCCCTCAGTTTTACGCCGTTGGAGATAGACAGCCTGGACGCCGAGGCTGCGCGCGCCGTTGAGAACAGTAAGGACATCTGGAAGCTGAAACAGTTGGTTGCCATCGAGCAGCTGGACGTGGATTATCCATGGGGCATTGGATCGGGAGGGGTTTCCTATAAGTACTACGATGTGGAGAAGCCCGACGTGGATATTGCCGAGTTGAATGTTGCGGCGGCGGAGAGCGCCATTAAGGAAAAGGTGCGCACCCTGTATCAGGATATACGTGCCACAGAGGAGCAGTACAATGCCCTTCTTGCAGCAAAGCAGGCGGCTGAGGAGCAGTTGCGCGTGGCCAGGGCATTGTACGACTGCGGTATGACGACGCTGGAAAAACTTAAGGAGGCCGAGGCCGGATGCGCCGAAGTAGAGAATAACATTGCCGGGCTTGTCTATAAACACGCCATTCAGGTGGCCAACTTCAACCTTTTGACCGGGCGGCCGGTTGTCAAAGGCATTTCAGACGAGGAGCTGGCCGCGGAACGGAAAGAGCAGGCCAAAAGGGATGAAAGTGAGAATACGGAACCGGAGCCTACAGTGGTCAGGTTTGTCATGGGTGAGAAGAGTTTCCGCGTTAATGACCGGGATGTCGAAATGGACGTCGCTCCCTACGCAATAGATGGGCGTGCATTTCTGCCGGTGCGGTATGCCGCACAGGCCTTGGGGATACCGGATGAGAACATCACCTGGGACGGGAAGACCGGGATGGTCACCCTGGTGAAAGGTGACCGGAAGATTACCATGAAGGTAGGGAGCAGGGTGATGCTGGTGAACACCAGGGTTGTCGAGATGGACGTGGCACCTCAGGTGAAGGACGGGAGGGTCTTCCTGCCGGTGCGCTACCTGGGCGAGGCTCTGGGGGCCGAATTCAACTGGAACTACATCAGGCGCGAGGTCACCGTTACCATATAA
- a CDS encoding MBOAT family O-acyltransferase yields the protein MIFTTGVFAIFLAVVLPVYWLLPCRWRKGFLTVAGMIFYFYSYPLHLLLVLVMTVVTYLIALGILRARETEEALPSDENGSGSDLRRAPGAGWPALRAKILAVLGICLAAGVLGYFKYWKMVVATLNGISRHLHHETLFPQPEILVPLAISFFTFEFIHFLADVYLGKIRRHQMNFHDYLLFIFFFPTLVSGPIKRYQGFHEQSEGMPVFRVDDLLEGAKRVILGLAQKFILADTAGQFTAALATPEQAGAGALILAVYAYSLKIYFDFAGYSDMAIGLARMLGFRVPENFDRPYFQPNIGEFWRHWHMSLSSWIRDYLYIPLGGNRRGFGRTLFNLVTAFAICGLWHGSAWNFVAWGLWHGFGLAGYRIWRRCLGDRIPRGGVLLRAVNVFITFHFVTAGWILFASPSIGSALITFQKIIGAIWRVL from the coding sequence TTGATCTTCACCACCGGAGTTTTCGCCATCTTCCTGGCGGTGGTCTTGCCTGTCTACTGGCTGCTGCCCTGCCGGTGGCGCAAGGGCTTCCTGACCGTAGCGGGGATGATCTTCTATTTCTACTCCTACCCCCTGCACCTGCTGCTGGTCCTGGTGATGACCGTTGTCACTTATTTAATAGCACTGGGGATCCTGAGGGCACGGGAAACGGAAGAGGCGCTCCCTTCTGATGAGAATGGTTCGGGCAGCGATCTGCGAAGAGCGCCCGGAGCGGGGTGGCCGGCCCTCCGGGCGAAAATCCTGGCCGTCCTGGGGATCTGTCTTGCCGCCGGAGTGCTCGGCTACTTCAAGTACTGGAAGATGGTTGTGGCCACCCTGAACGGAATCTCCCGGCACCTGCACCACGAGACGCTTTTCCCGCAGCCGGAGATTCTGGTTCCCCTGGCCATCTCCTTCTTCACCTTTGAATTCATCCACTTCCTGGCCGACGTCTACCTGGGCAAGATCCGCCGCCACCAGATGAACTTCCATGATTACCTGCTTTTCATCTTTTTCTTCCCCACCCTGGTGAGCGGCCCCATCAAGCGCTACCAGGGCTTCCATGAGCAGTCGGAGGGGATGCCGGTTTTCCGGGTGGATGACCTGCTGGAAGGGGCGAAAAGAGTGATCCTCGGCCTGGCGCAGAAATTCATCCTGGCCGACACCGCCGGGCAGTTCACCGCAGCGCTGGCGACCCCGGAGCAGGCGGGGGCGGGCGCCCTCATCCTGGCCGTCTACGCCTATTCCTTGAAGATCTACTTTGACTTCGCCGGTTACTCCGACATGGCCATCGGCCTTGCCCGGATGCTGGGCTTCCGGGTGCCGGAGAACTTCGACAGGCCCTACTTTCAGCCGAACATCGGGGAGTTCTGGCGCCACTGGCACATGTCCCTCTCCTCCTGGATCCGGGACTACCTGTACATCCCGCTGGGCGGCAACCGCAGGGGCTTCGGGCGCACCCTCTTCAACCTGGTAACCGCCTTCGCCATCTGCGGCCTCTGGCACGGCTCCGCCTGGAACTTCGTGGCCTGGGGCCTCTGGCACGGCTTCGGCCTGGCGGGGTACCGCATCTGGCGGCGCTGCCTCGGGGACCGCATCCCCCGGGGAGGAGTTTTGCTGCGGGCGGTGAACGTTTTCATTACCTTCCACTTCGTCACCGCCGGATGGATACTCTTTGCCTCCCCCTCGATCGGCAGCGCCCTGATCACCTTTCAGAAGATCATCGGGGCAATATGGCGGGTGCTTTGA
- a CDS encoding CopG family ribbon-helix-helix protein, with protein MRETVIWTVSLPPQMAEKAEALARVENRSKSELIREALRQYMALREWEQMQSKASLKAQALGITDESKVEQIIDEMRQGQ; from the coding sequence GTGCGGGAAACAGTCATTTGGACGGTCTCTCTGCCCCCTCAAATGGCGGAGAAGGCAGAGGCCCTAGCCAGAGTCGAAAACCGCTCCAAAAGCGAGCTCATCCGGGAAGCGCTACGCCAGTATATGGCCCTGCGGGAATGGGAGCAGATGCAGAGCAAGGCCTCCCTTAAGGCACAGGCCTTGGGAATAACGGACGAAAGCAAAGTGGAACAGATCATTGATGAGATGCGGCAGGGGCAATGA
- a CDS encoding ATP-binding protein produces MCPEGCFRWGGPVSEGDIVDREDFISSVQTRLADGQSVMLSGPRRIGKTSIAYEVIRRLKQKGFYTASVDFFRISDRRELAVSLIDTCLENRTGIRLF; encoded by the coding sequence ATGTGCCCGGAAGGTTGTTTCCGGTGGGGAGGGCCCGTTTCAGAAGGAGATATAGTGGACAGGGAAGATTTTATCAGCTCGGTTCAGACAAGACTGGCTGACGGCCAGAGCGTGATGCTGTCAGGGCCGCGCAGAATAGGGAAAACCTCAATCGCTTATGAGGTTATAAGGCGGCTGAAGCAGAAGGGGTTCTACACCGCCTCGGTAGATTTTTTCCGGATATCTGACAGGCGGGAATTGGCGGTGTCTCTGATAGACACCTGCCTGGAAAACAGAACCGGGATACGCCTTTTTTAA
- a CDS encoding copper amine oxidase N-terminal domain-containing protein: MLKTRKRWISLLVMLAMLVTFVVPFAGPASAGAASYNTVTQVPKFDPSTAGTITSATVQVKVDPAVSDILSKAWIEVLDANGKQLNIRSVVYSSSSGIGQYTLTALDSKKAELTFTPDGSKDKATFNFTVDFYGKDCAAGDVSLNFFNTSGQLEGGKVVVARALGGQVELALVGSAPTFGVDTYGTVTIRLTQAVSGSLKRGTESVKIKLPAGFKWSNPSPGSGAVTASVTTDEPRLLKVNVSTDTTTYPSIPSVVDISARVQVDDEDVAKTGDVVATIEGGNDTTVTPSEITVAKYAEYGVKVSVASVKTLLSGILDEKTDKITIEELVEDSLINGRKVTVELPDWVKIRDCIDRSSDLTSYATSLTWSDNKLTFYPSGDKGDTRKYEFKLKLSIEAGRAGDIEAAVSGAGAPETKVVVAKAAPAVSGTATPTDVKIGVQAQAAPDLVITEAAGGAIKQGTNRSIAIILPSGVTFAATPTVEVVSGDLELKADQARVTDAVYTSDNTVTYGSNRVFEVPVKSESLRASTIKISGIKLTLDRTVPEGDLKVKIGGLAVVENYGTGDNEFRTDAAAEVVLAKCVTPAPGETKGVAVFKIGEKKYTVNGQEFEMDVAPIAEAGRTYLPARFVANAMGVPDANILWDQASKTVTVIRGERFVQMKVGSKQILVNGITLNMDVAPKVVPGRVLIPFRFLAQALGAEVVWDPADPNTIILNF; encoded by the coding sequence TTGTTAAAGACACGCAAAAGATGGATCAGCCTGCTCGTAATGCTGGCCATGCTCGTGACTTTTGTGGTGCCGTTTGCAGGGCCGGCAAGCGCAGGTGCTGCATCGTATAATACCGTAACACAGGTTCCAAAATTTGATCCATCAACAGCAGGAACTATTACATCAGCAACTGTTCAAGTGAAGGTAGATCCGGCTGTTAGTGATATTTTGTCAAAAGCCTGGATTGAAGTGCTTGATGCTAATGGAAAACAGTTAAACATTAGGAGTGTTGTTTATTCTTCAAGCTCAGGCATAGGACAGTATACGTTAACCGCATTAGACAGTAAGAAAGCTGAATTGACATTTACACCAGATGGTAGTAAAGATAAAGCTACATTTAATTTTACTGTCGATTTTTATGGTAAAGATTGCGCTGCCGGTGACGTAAGTTTGAATTTCTTCAATACGAGCGGACAACTTGAGGGTGGTAAAGTCGTTGTCGCCAGGGCTCTTGGTGGCCAGGTTGAACTCGCTCTTGTTGGGAGTGCACCCACCTTTGGCGTAGATACCTACGGAACCGTAACGATTCGGCTGACCCAAGCTGTCTCGGGTTCCTTGAAAAGAGGTACTGAATCTGTTAAGATCAAGTTACCGGCGGGATTCAAGTGGTCCAATCCAAGTCCAGGCAGCGGTGCTGTAACCGCCTCGGTTACGACCGATGAGCCACGCTTGCTTAAGGTTAATGTGAGCACGGATACAACAACCTATCCTTCAATTCCTAGCGTTGTTGACATTTCTGCGAGAGTGCAGGTTGACGATGAAGACGTGGCCAAGACTGGTGACGTTGTGGCAACCATTGAAGGTGGCAATGATACGACCGTCACGCCGTCTGAGATAACCGTAGCGAAGTACGCTGAGTACGGTGTAAAGGTCAGTGTGGCTAGCGTTAAGACCCTCCTGTCGGGCATCTTGGATGAAAAAACCGACAAGATCACCATTGAAGAGCTCGTCGAGGACTCGCTGATCAATGGAAGAAAAGTCACAGTTGAGCTGCCCGATTGGGTCAAGATCAGGGATTGCATTGATCGTAGTTCGGATCTCACCAGTTATGCCACAAGCTTAACTTGGAGCGACAACAAGTTGACGTTCTATCCTTCGGGCGACAAAGGTGATACGAGGAAGTATGAATTTAAGCTGAAGCTCAGCATAGAAGCCGGTAGAGCAGGCGACATCGAGGCTGCGGTGAGCGGTGCTGGTGCGCCCGAGACCAAGGTCGTCGTGGCGAAGGCCGCGCCGGCGGTGAGCGGAACGGCTACGCCAACCGACGTTAAGATCGGCGTGCAGGCCCAGGCCGCGCCTGACCTGGTGATCACCGAAGCGGCGGGCGGCGCTATTAAGCAAGGTACAAATCGTAGCATTGCCATAATTCTGCCGTCGGGTGTCACCTTTGCTGCGACGCCTACAGTTGAGGTAGTTTCTGGAGATCTTGAATTAAAGGCGGATCAGGCCCGGGTCACGGATGCGGTCTATACCAGCGATAACACTGTCACGTATGGTTCGAACCGCGTGTTCGAGGTGCCGGTTAAGAGCGAAAGCTTGAGGGCCAGCACAATTAAGATCTCGGGCATCAAGCTGACTCTCGACCGTACTGTGCCGGAGGGTGACCTGAAGGTTAAGATCGGCGGGTTAGCTGTAGTTGAGAATTATGGAACAGGTGACAACGAATTCCGTACCGACGCTGCTGCAGAGGTTGTCCTGGCCAAGTGCGTCACTCCGGCGCCGGGTGAGACCAAGGGTGTGGCAGTCTTCAAGATTGGCGAGAAGAAATACACCGTCAACGGACAGGAATTCGAGATGGATGTTGCCCCGATAGCCGAGGCCGGTAGGACCTACCTGCCCGCACGGTTTGTGGCCAACGCCATGGGTGTGCCCGATGCCAACATCCTTTGGGATCAGGCCAGCAAGACCGTCACCGTCATCAGGGGCGAGCGTTTCGTCCAGATGAAGGTCGGCAGCAAGCAGATCCTTGTGAACGGTATTACCCTGAACATGGATGTCGCTCCGAAGGTGGTTCCGGGCCGTGTCCTGATTCCGTTCCGCTTCCTGGCACAGGCTCTCGGTGCAGAAGTGGTTTGGGATCCTGCCGACCCGAACACCATCATCCTCAACTTCTAA
- a CDS encoding AbrB/MazE/SpoVT family DNA-binding domain-containing protein, whose amino-acid sequence MIEASGRVTGKGQVQVPKKIGDFLGIKSGDGLVFRLSPHRTLTVHVRKARRLSELAGCLPPKRPFPGIAEEEDAARRKYAGKAAWMLKNGN is encoded by the coding sequence ATGATTGAGGCAAGCGGCCGTGTTACCGGCAAGGGGCAGGTACAGGTTCCCAAAAAGATCGGAGATTTTCTCGGCATCAAAAGCGGTGACGGGCTCGTCTTCCGGCTTTCTCCCCATCGTACGCTCACCGTCCACGTTCGAAAGGCCAGAAGGTTGTCTGAATTGGCCGGATGTTTGCCTCCGAAGCGCCCTTTCCCCGGCATCGCTGAGGAAGAGGATGCGGCCAGGCGTAAGTACGCCGGAAAAGCCGCCTGGATGCTGAAAAATGGGAACTGA
- a CDS encoding DUF5615 family PIN-like protein, with amino-acid sequence MRFKLDENLGKSIQQIFQEAGHDVQTVLDEKMGGRSDQTVYEACCSENRCLVTLDLDFANILRFPPEKTAGIVVFRIPKNTDLAKLRELVIQFLEAIERMPIAQQVWIVEPRRIRIHQKETD; translated from the coding sequence ATGAGATTCAAATTAGACGAGAACCTCGGAAAAAGTATACAGCAAATTTTTCAAGAAGCAGGGCATGATGTTCAAACAGTGCTCGACGAAAAAATGGGAGGTCGTTCAGACCAGACGGTTTATGAAGCATGTTGTTCTGAGAATAGATGCCTGGTAACGTTAGATTTGGATTTTGCGAATATATTGCGATTTCCCCCCGAAAAAACTGCCGGAATTGTGGTGTTCCGGATTCCGAAAAATACCGATTTAGCCAAGTTAAGAGAATTAGTCATTCAATTTTTGGAAGCAATTGAACGAATGCCAATTGCACAGCAAGTGTGGATCGTAGAGCCGAGAAGAATTCGCATACATCAAAAAGAAACAGACTGA
- a CDS encoding decaprenyl-phosphate phosphoribosyltransferase produces MDYVRLLRPKQWLKNFFVFAALVFSRSACDPVLLGRTAAAFAVFCALSSGVYVLNDIYDRERDRLHPVKRNRPIASGRVPVGAAGTYAALLLAAGVTGGFLVNAELGLVALTYALLMAGYSLRLKELVLLDVFTIAAGFLLRVVAGVAAIGVSLSPWLFLCTLFLSLFLALGKRRHELFLLSEGAGEHRPALDGYSQAFIDQMISIATSATIISYSLYTFLAPTSRLLMVTIPFVLYGLFRYLYVIYRTGGGGAPEDVLVGDRPLQAAVLLWIITCFLILYLGEAPGVPVLAP; encoded by the coding sequence TTGGACTACGTCCGGCTGCTTAGGCCGAAACAGTGGCTGAAGAACTTCTTCGTCTTTGCGGCGCTGGTGTTTTCCCGGAGCGCCTGCGACCCGGTTCTGCTGGGGCGGACGGCGGCGGCCTTCGCCGTCTTCTGCGCCCTCAGCAGCGGGGTCTACGTCCTCAACGACATCTACGACCGGGAGCGCGACCGCCTGCACCCGGTGAAGAGGAACCGCCCCATAGCCTCCGGGAGGGTGCCGGTGGGGGCGGCCGGAACTTACGCCGCCCTGCTGCTCGCCGCCGGAGTAACGGGGGGCTTCCTGGTGAACGCGGAGCTGGGGCTGGTCGCCCTGACCTATGCCCTGCTCATGGCCGGCTATTCCCTCCGGCTCAAGGAGCTGGTGCTCCTGGACGTCTTCACCATCGCCGCCGGCTTTCTTTTGAGGGTGGTGGCGGGGGTGGCGGCAATCGGTGTCAGCCTCTCCCCCTGGCTCTTCCTCTGCACCCTCTTCCTCTCCCTCTTCCTGGCCCTGGGAAAGCGGCGCCACGAGCTTTTCCTCCTCTCGGAAGGGGCGGGGGAGCACCGCCCGGCCCTGGACGGGTACTCCCAGGCCTTTATCGATCAGATGATCTCCATCGCCACATCGGCCACCATCATCTCCTACTCCCTCTACACCTTCCTTGCCCCCACCTCCCGCCTGCTGATGGTGACGATCCCCTTCGTGCTCTACGGTCTCTTCCGCTATCTCTACGTGATCTACCGGACGGGCGGCGGGGGCGCCCCGGAGGACGTCCTGGTGGGGGACAGGCCGCTCCAGGCGGCGGTGCTCCTTTGGATCATCACCTGCTTCCTGATCCTCTACCTGGGGGAGGCGCCGGGTGTGCCGGTGCTGGCGCCGTAG